In one Sphingobacterium daejeonense genomic region, the following are encoded:
- a CDS encoding efflux transporter outer membrane subunit, whose translation MKKIILLISFSLFLLSSCHITKEYNQINVYNDSLYRDSFGNDTNTIANIPWQEFFIDENLQALIQKALSQNLDLKMAIERINVANAYFKQSKLAFLPDLNSSVSVRQSKLAFPQGFGLINSSTQYDLIISSSWELDIWGKLKSSKKAALANLLKTEAAKRAVQSQLVSEVAFYYYQLLSLDNQLEILEKTLENRKLDVSAMKDLKASNIVNGAAVVQSEANQYSVEVAIPDVKRLIKETENMLSFLIASPSETVNRKSLGDEAIPQELSVGIPAQLLKYRPDVQAAELEFRIAFEQTNVARTAFYPNINITGSAGFSSLDFSKWFTADGLFANIMGGLTQPIFNKGMNKANLSSAEANQEIASHNFKKSVLIAGQEVSNALYAMETAKEKESSRIKQIESLTKAVDFTKELLKYSETTNYTDVLTSEQNLLNAELGIVNDRVEQWIALIYLYKATGGGVEK comes from the coding sequence ATGAAAAAAATAATCTTATTAATTTCCTTCTCTTTATTCTTGCTTAGTTCTTGTCATATCACAAAAGAGTATAATCAGATCAACGTTTACAACGATTCCTTATATAGAGATAGTTTTGGAAATGACACGAATACCATTGCTAATATTCCATGGCAAGAATTTTTTATTGATGAAAATCTGCAAGCATTAATTCAGAAGGCTCTTTCACAAAACCTAGATTTAAAGATGGCGATTGAACGAATTAATGTTGCCAATGCTTATTTTAAACAGAGTAAACTAGCTTTCCTTCCGGATTTAAATTCATCGGTTTCTGTTAGGCAATCTAAACTTGCTTTTCCTCAAGGGTTTGGACTCATCAATAGTTCGACACAGTATGATCTGATCATCAGTTCTAGTTGGGAATTGGATATTTGGGGCAAGTTAAAAAGCAGCAAAAAAGCTGCGCTTGCGAATTTATTGAAAACAGAAGCGGCCAAAAGAGCGGTTCAAAGTCAATTGGTTTCTGAAGTAGCTTTCTATTATTATCAACTTTTAAGTTTGGATAATCAACTGGAAATATTAGAAAAAACTTTGGAAAACAGGAAGTTGGATGTTTCGGCGATGAAAGATCTCAAAGCTTCTAATATCGTAAATGGAGCTGCTGTTGTTCAAAGTGAGGCAAACCAATATTCCGTTGAGGTTGCCATCCCGGATGTGAAAAGATTAATCAAGGAAACAGAAAACATGTTGTCTTTTCTGATTGCGAGCCCTTCAGAAACCGTAAACAGAAAATCATTGGGTGATGAAGCAATTCCCCAAGAATTGTCGGTTGGCATTCCAGCTCAACTTTTAAAATATAGACCCGACGTCCAAGCTGCTGAGTTGGAATTTAGGATAGCATTTGAACAGACTAATGTAGCTAGGACTGCTTTTTATCCAAACATTAACATCACAGGTAGTGCTGGTTTTTCAAGTTTAGACTTTTCTAAATGGTTTACAGCAGATGGTCTATTCGCAAATATAATGGGGGGACTTACACAACCCATATTTAATAAGGGGATGAACAAAGCTAACCTAAGCTCAGCGGAGGCTAATCAAGAAATTGCTTCCCACAATTTTAAGAAGAGTGTATTGATAGCAGGTCAGGAAGTTTCAAATGCCTTGTACGCTATGGAAACTGCCAAAGAAAAAGAGTCTAGTCGAATAAAACAGATTGAATCCCTGACGAAAGCAGTCGATTTCACCAAAGAATTATTGAAATATAGTGAGACGACCAATTATACGGATGTGTTAACCTCAGAACAGAATTTGTTGAATGCCGAACTGGGAATAGTGAATGATAGAGTTGAACAATGGATAGCATTAATTTATTTATATAAAGCAACAGGGGGTGGAGTTGAAAAATAA
- a CDS encoding endonuclease/exonuclease/phosphatase family protein, with protein MDRTVALMSTKNLNWPTAIIHMPQEQPNWDKEYVPYPYWPINVHFKKIISGQSLISKFEVKQQMIDTLARVESEPFYYKAFYLDRLAQICTLKFENKDILVINVHLEAFDQQTRLKHSEKVLELYENCSKRYPTILVGDFNSCPKENNPTINTFLGKNINSAAMEEDGNFFTYPSDKPEMRLDYIFYSDHFEMLESRVVTEVGEVSDHLPVYAKFKLKDI; from the coding sequence ATGGATCGCACCGTAGCTTTGATGTCGACCAAGAATTTGAATTGGCCAACAGCCATTATCCATATGCCGCAAGAGCAACCAAACTGGGACAAAGAATACGTACCATATCCATACTGGCCAATCAATGTACATTTCAAAAAGATTATTTCTGGCCAATCCCTAATCTCTAAATTCGAAGTAAAACAACAGATGATAGATACTTTGGCTAGAGTGGAAAGTGAACCATTTTATTATAAAGCCTTTTATCTGGACCGCCTTGCTCAAATATGTACGCTAAAATTTGAAAATAAAGATATACTTGTTATCAATGTCCATCTGGAAGCATTTGACCAACAAACGCGACTAAAACATTCTGAAAAGGTCCTTGAACTATATGAAAATTGCAGTAAAAGATACCCAACAATTTTAGTAGGTGATTTTAACAGCTGTCCTAAAGAAAATAATCCGACCATAAATACCTTTCTTGGTAAAAACATTAATTCAGCAGCCATGGAGGAAGACGGAAATTTCTTTACTTATCCATCTGATAAGCCAGAAATGCGATTGGACTATATTTTTTACAGTGATCACTTTGAAATGCTGGAAAGTCGTGTAGTGACGGAGGTTGGTGAAGTTTCTGACCATTTACCTGTTTATGCAAAATTCAAGTTGAAAGACATATAA
- a CDS encoding TonB-dependent receptor domain-containing protein, with product MGIKGIYNNKLSYAFAGYYFDWSNFQTTRLVQVEGTVGLQQVAEDAGKARSYGFEGTLEYQILKSLNVFANYAYLDAKFNEKDSQGNQQVLAGNTFRMVPKHSMNIGFDVTHDLSPKKQIYFRPNYNFKSKVYFEDENRELLSQQGYGIMNATLGVKFKNQINEALNLAYSARTFLIKNM from the coding sequence ATGGGAATCAAAGGTATATACAACAATAAACTATCTTATGCTTTTGCAGGATATTATTTTGACTGGTCAAATTTCCAAACAACTAGATTGGTTCAAGTGGAAGGAACTGTCGGTTTGCAACAAGTCGCTGAAGATGCTGGTAAAGCAAGATCTTATGGATTTGAAGGTACTCTTGAATATCAAATCTTAAAATCATTGAATGTATTTGCCAATTATGCCTATTTAGATGCCAAATTCAATGAAAAAGACTCTCAAGGCAACCAACAAGTTTTAGCCGGAAATACCTTTAGAATGGTTCCAAAACATAGCATGAACATCGGATTTGATGTTACTCATGATTTATCTCCAAAAAAACAGATCTATTTTAGACCCAATTATAATTTCAAATCAAAGGTCTATTTTGAGGACGAGAACCGTGAATTGCTTTCGCAGCAAGGATACGGCATCATGAATGCAACCCTAGGTGTTAAGTTCAAAAATCAAATAAACGAAGCTTTGAATTTGGCTTATTCGGCAAGAACATTCTTGATCAAAAATATGTGA
- a CDS encoding TonB-dependent receptor plug domain-containing protein: MRKITDDKEKPLSETTVKINKSEVKTDQNGEYTLNVPIKGQYVIEINRLGFKNINQAIDITSQNQVFDFTLYAIDYHIEEVLISTQKRVQNKIDVPITIDVLGAEKLNRQNLQELNELSAFTPGVELAIQSVNNPAFVIRGITSDDLDPRSQPRVSLTMDGVSISRPSLAVSELYDMERVEVAKGPQGTLLGRSAQIGAINMIRKKPIKDQQFDFKAQYGNYNKRLINAMYNYGAEDSRFANRFSLAYHAQDGFVKNLSGGNLNGKNTMAFRNSSRYFLKNDGTIDLILSYQHDDAPGTSFKSGVWRPKNGDLKPTSFADLDRGKELGIKRDVYSATLLHDQSLSESWTLSYRYRL, from the coding sequence ATCAGGAAAATAACGGACGACAAGGAAAAGCCCTTATCCGAGACAACCGTTAAAATAAATAAATCTGAGGTTAAAACAGACCAAAACGGAGAATATACCTTGAATGTTCCAATCAAAGGTCAATATGTTATTGAAATTAATAGATTAGGTTTCAAAAATATCAATCAAGCGATTGATATTACCAGTCAAAACCAGGTTTTTGATTTCACACTTTACGCGATAGATTACCATATTGAGGAAGTATTGATAAGTACCCAAAAAAGGGTTCAGAATAAGATTGACGTTCCAATTACTATTGATGTACTGGGTGCCGAAAAACTGAATCGTCAGAATCTACAAGAACTAAATGAATTGTCAGCATTTACTCCAGGAGTGGAACTGGCAATCCAAAGTGTAAACAATCCGGCATTCGTCATCCGTGGTATCACATCTGACGATTTAGATCCCAGATCACAGCCAAGAGTTTCCTTGACAATGGACGGCGTTTCTATTTCTAGGCCATCATTGGCAGTATCAGAATTGTATGATATGGAAAGAGTTGAAGTTGCAAAAGGACCTCAAGGAACTTTGCTGGGAAGATCTGCACAGATTGGTGCCATTAACATGATCCGTAAAAAGCCAATCAAAGATCAGCAGTTCGATTTTAAAGCGCAATATGGTAATTACAATAAAAGACTTATCAATGCGATGTATAATTATGGAGCCGAAGATTCCAGGTTCGCTAACAGATTTTCATTAGCCTATCATGCGCAAGATGGATTTGTGAAAAACTTGTCAGGTGGAAATTTAAATGGCAAAAACACAATGGCTTTTCGTAATTCCAGCCGTTATTTCTTGAAAAATGATGGTACGATAGACTTAATCCTCAGCTATCAACATGATGATGCCCCTGGAACTTCCTTTAAAAGTGGCGTTTGGAGACCTAAAAACGGGGACCTGAAACCAACTTCTTTTGCCGATTTAGATAGAGGGAAAGAGTTAGGAATAAAACGTGATGTATATAGCGCTACCTTATTACATGACCAAAGTCTTTCAGAATCATGGACATTGTCTTACCGTTACAGGCTTTAA
- a CDS encoding alpha/beta hydrolase family protein has product MKFKNSLPAGTFLRNQYILIGHSAGAHLSLLFGYSIQNGKDIKGIVSLAGPTDFTNEALVKAMIANKHPLLNLIELMVGKPVDRQNPIPLPAEYKAASPAYQIKHLVPTLIIHGKKDETVHMSQATTLATALKAKKVNHEIIMLDADHSLGLFDGKDPHKISNQLFNWIEKIK; this is encoded by the coding sequence ATGAAATTCAAAAACAGTCTTCCAGCTGGAACATTCCTAAGGAACCAATATATATTAATTGGTCATAGCGCTGGAGCCCACCTCTCCCTGTTATTTGGATATTCCATTCAAAATGGGAAAGATATTAAAGGAATAGTTTCATTGGCCGGACCTACTGACTTCACAAATGAAGCCTTAGTAAAAGCAATGATTGCCAACAAGCACCCTTTATTAAACCTGATCGAATTGATGGTTGGAAAACCTGTCGATCGCCAAAACCCTATCCCTCTTCCAGCTGAGTATAAAGCCGCTAGTCCAGCCTACCAAATAAAGCATTTAGTTCCAACGCTGATTATTCACGGCAAAAAGGACGAAACAGTTCATATGTCTCAGGCAACAACATTGGCTACTGCTTTGAAAGCGAAAAAAGTCAATCACGAAATCATTATGCTTGACGCTGACCATAGCTTAGGATTATTCGACGGGAAAGACCCACATAAAATATCAAACCAATTGTTCAACTGGATAGAAAAAATCAAATAA
- a CDS encoding alpha/beta hydrolase — protein sequence MEIESGKGQEHQRLFNIAYGEGLRKQMDVFLHEDRSPNKPFLIFVHGGSWAFGSKLLLGGLQEDMLQKGYSSASINYSFVGPATNYTHLLNDLNAAVDEIQKQSSSWNIPKEPIYINWS from the coding sequence GTGGAAATTGAGAGTGGAAAAGGTCAGGAACATCAAAGACTCTTTAATATTGCTTATGGCGAAGGCTTGAGAAAACAAATGGATGTGTTCCTACATGAAGACAGATCTCCTAATAAACCTTTTTTGATTTTTGTCCATGGTGGTTCATGGGCATTTGGCAGTAAGCTCTTATTAGGTGGTCTACAAGAAGATATGCTTCAGAAAGGCTATTCATCTGCTTCCATAAACTACTCGTTTGTTGGACCTGCAACAAATTACACACACCTATTGAATGACCTGAATGCTGCTGTAGATGAAATTCAAAAACAGTCTTCCAGCTGGAACATTCCTAAGGAACCAATATATATTAATTGGTCATAG
- a CDS encoding fasciclin domain-containing protein, with protein sequence MKASLLSLMIIFSVILFGCKKDNFKPEVTPKPKTTKEDKNAFKGTVFENYLSNKDYSSFLILASKSEISTELLKLKNDYTVLLPDNKAVDAYLKAKKLTLDRISKEQALEIIQYHIIPSKLNKDQFVAKYKFESYKNTNGKFHYHSSYHQTMLSSKFGAKLSVFVFGEQKWTDKAKGKVFINSTFDQDKEIETFFKDEPEYKIPVIEVLDFNKTEVKPGSAIVYKISNVLIPLNLRQLFVVDRVNNADLIKSQIGDDINKNLKGKKNITVFIPQRRSGDRYTIFQLFKLVGDAKNIFQYLSVNQPLEFSKLGNSVKSNFNEEKLIFDQNKGEITDSNNLTTKVIIKDIVATDGVCHYIDNILAPKGKGL encoded by the coding sequence ATGAAGGCAAGTCTTTTATCCTTAATGATTATTTTCTCAGTTATCCTGTTCGGCTGTAAGAAGGATAACTTTAAACCAGAAGTAACCCCAAAACCCAAGACTACTAAAGAAGATAAAAATGCCTTCAAAGGCACTGTATTTGAAAATTACCTGTCAAATAAAGATTATTCCTCCTTCCTAATATTGGCATCAAAATCTGAAATTTCAACAGAGCTACTAAAGCTCAAAAATGATTATACAGTATTGCTACCCGACAATAAAGCGGTAGATGCCTATTTAAAAGCCAAGAAATTAACATTGGACAGGATAAGCAAAGAACAAGCTTTAGAAATCATCCAATACCACATCATACCATCCAAATTAAATAAAGATCAATTTGTGGCTAAATATAAATTTGAATCTTACAAAAACACCAATGGTAAGTTTCACTATCATTCTTCCTACCATCAAACGATGTTGAGTTCAAAATTTGGGGCAAAACTGAGCGTATTCGTCTTTGGAGAACAAAAGTGGACTGATAAAGCAAAAGGAAAAGTGTTTATTAACTCTACTTTTGATCAAGACAAAGAAATTGAGACATTCTTCAAGGATGAACCGGAATACAAAATCCCTGTAATAGAGGTATTGGACTTCAACAAGACTGAGGTTAAACCTGGCTCAGCAATAGTTTACAAAATCTCTAATGTTTTGATTCCACTAAATCTAAGACAGCTTTTTGTGGTCGACAGAGTCAACAATGCTGATTTGATCAAAAGTCAAATTGGCGATGACATCAATAAAAACCTGAAAGGAAAAAAGAATATTACTGTTTTTATCCCTCAAAGAAGATCCGGAGACCGTTATACAATCTTCCAGCTTTTTAAATTAGTGGGAGATGCCAAAAACATCTTTCAATACCTATCTGTAAATCAACCTTTGGAGTTCAGTAAACTAGGTAACAGTGTGAAATCCAATTTTAATGAGGAGAAACTAATCTTTGATCAAAATAAAGGTGAAATCACCGATAGCAATAACCTTACAACCAAAGTAATCATTAAGGATATTGTCGCTACTGATGGTGTCTGCCACTATATTGACAATATTCTAGCTCCAAAAGGAAAAGGCTTATAA
- a CDS encoding sugar O-acetyltransferase, which translates to MTKSSKEKMIAGEPYMASGDELFKERQHAKVELQKFNNMDPTKIKARNQIIKNLFGKKTTRLYIEPPFYCDYGYNIEVGDNFYSNYNLTILDCAKVKIGDNVMIAPNVSIFTAGHPVDPILRVEGWEYAQPIEIGDNVWIGGNTVINPGVKIGANTVIGSGSVVTKDIPENVVAAGNPCKVIREINIRDKVYYFRDLKYNFEEA; encoded by the coding sequence ATGACAAAATCCTCCAAAGAGAAAATGATAGCTGGGGAACCATATATGGCAAGTGGAGACGAGTTGTTCAAAGAGAGACAACATGCGAAAGTTGAGTTACAGAAATTCAACAATATGGACCCTACCAAAATCAAAGCTAGAAACCAGATCATCAAGAATCTATTTGGTAAAAAAACCACACGTTTATATATCGAACCACCTTTTTACTGTGACTATGGGTATAATATAGAGGTAGGCGACAATTTTTATTCGAATTATAATTTAACCATCTTGGATTGTGCAAAGGTCAAAATTGGCGACAATGTCATGATAGCACCTAATGTCAGCATTTTCACGGCGGGACATCCTGTAGATCCAATTTTAAGAGTAGAAGGATGGGAATATGCTCAACCCATTGAGATTGGTGACAATGTATGGATCGGGGGAAATACAGTCATAAATCCAGGAGTAAAAATCGGAGCAAATACGGTCATTGGTTCTGGATCGGTGGTAACCAAAGATATTCCTGAAAATGTAGTCGCTGCAGGAAATCCTTGCAAAGTGATTCGAGAAATTAATATTAGAGATAAAGTGTATTATTTCAGGGATCTGAAATATAATTTTGAAGAAGCCTAA
- a CDS encoding nitroreductase family protein — MSLLEDLKWRYATKKMTGASVEQEKVDYIIEAARLAPTSSGLHPFKIIEISNQELKEQIQPLAYNQSQIVDASHLLIFAAYDEYTQERVDSVFLQQEVERGLPTGFANDYKNGLMARFNSQSKDQHFEHAARQAYIGFGLAIGAAAELRVDATPMEGFDNAAIDQFLGLNELGLRSVTILALGHRDIDNDWLVNLKKVRIAKEDFVISKN, encoded by the coding sequence ATGAGCTTATTAGAAGATTTAAAATGGAGATATGCTACCAAGAAAATGACTGGTGCATCAGTTGAACAAGAAAAAGTAGATTATATCATTGAAGCTGCTCGCCTTGCTCCAACTTCTTCAGGATTGCATCCTTTCAAAATTATCGAAATCAGCAATCAAGAATTAAAAGAACAAATCCAACCATTAGCATATAATCAATCACAAATCGTTGATGCTTCTCACCTTCTGATTTTTGCAGCATACGATGAGTACACACAAGAACGTGTGGATTCTGTTTTCTTGCAACAAGAAGTAGAAAGAGGTTTGCCAACTGGGTTTGCAAATGACTATAAAAATGGCTTGATGGCACGCTTTAACAGCCAATCCAAAGACCAACATTTTGAACACGCAGCACGCCAAGCTTATATTGGATTCGGACTTGCAATCGGAGCAGCAGCTGAACTTCGTGTAGATGCAACCCCAATGGAAGGATTTGACAATGCAGCAATTGACCAATTCTTAGGGTTGAACGAACTCGGATTACGCTCGGTAACCATCTTGGCGTTGGGACACAGAGATATCGACAACGATTGGTTAGTAAACCTTAAAAAAGTCAGAATCGCAAAAGAAGATTTTGTAATCAGCAAAAACTAA
- a CDS encoding TetR/AcrR family transcriptional regulator, which yields MGLTERRLRQQEELKQQIISCSREIVENEGWNALSIRKIADAIEYSVPVIYKHFENKEAISTFFVQEGFQKLHKELEEQIDDSKEVSEKLGQLAKAYWLFAVKYPKHYEIMFGLGIPTCEKTNESENIKKSFK from the coding sequence ATGGGACTAACGGAAAGAAGATTAAGGCAGCAAGAAGAACTGAAACAGCAAATCATATCATGCTCACGCGAAATCGTGGAAAATGAAGGCTGGAATGCGCTTTCTATCCGAAAAATTGCCGATGCGATCGAATATTCCGTACCTGTAATCTATAAACACTTTGAAAACAAAGAGGCTATTTCAACCTTTTTTGTCCAAGAAGGATTTCAAAAACTTCATAAAGAATTAGAAGAGCAAATAGATGATTCAAAGGAAGTCTCAGAAAAATTGGGTCAGTTAGCTAAAGCCTATTGGCTGTTTGCTGTCAAATACCCAAAGCATTATGAAATCATGTTCGGGTTGGGAATTCCAACTTGTGAGAAAACCAATGAATCGGAAAACATAAAAAAAAGTTTCAAATAA
- a CDS encoding patatin-like phospholipase family protein, which produces MNFLKSKRKVSLVLGSGGARGLVQIGVIRSLEEKGYEIDEVVGCSIGSLIGAAYVEGKLVALEDWMRAITRRQVFKLMDFTNPKFGLLKGERVFESLKDIFPDKNIEDMNIPFRAIATDMVSEKEVVF; this is translated from the coding sequence ATGAACTTCTTAAAGAGTAAACGCAAAGTATCCTTGGTTTTGGGCAGTGGTGGTGCCCGTGGGTTAGTTCAGATAGGTGTTATCCGGAGTCTGGAAGAGAAGGGTTATGAGATCGACGAGGTTGTGGGTTGTTCAATAGGTTCTTTGATCGGGGCAGCATATGTGGAGGGCAAGCTAGTGGCTTTAGAAGATTGGATGCGTGCCATAACGAGGCGTCAGGTTTTCAAATTGATGGATTTCACTAATCCAAAGTTTGGGTTGCTGAAGGGAGAGCGTGTTTTTGAGTCTTTAAAGGATATTTTTCCGGATAAGAATATTGAGGACATGAATATTCCATTTCGGGCGATTGCGACAGATATGGTGAGTGAAAAGGAGGTTGTTTTTTGA
- a CDS encoding patatin-like phospholipase family protein produces MKRRLFFEKGSVYKAIRASIAIPAVFTSIESEDWNLVDGGVINPLPINYVRRKRRNIVVAVNLDGKPDAEFGPYAGAKGLNAISMLQESYFMMRRRLSQLSVELYKPDYVINVPHNIAGLWDYDKASFMIDMGKQLTEKIVPDVPIKKKVVKVKKDNNQEDSDKKEAV; encoded by the coding sequence GTGAAAAGGAGGTTGTTTTTTGAGAAGGGGAGTGTTTACAAAGCAATTAGGGCATCTATTGCTATTCCGGCAGTATTTACGAGTATTGAGAGCGAGGACTGGAACTTGGTTGATGGTGGTGTGATCAATCCATTACCGATCAATTATGTTCGCAGGAAGCGAAGGAATATCGTTGTTGCGGTTAATTTGGATGGGAAGCCCGATGCGGAATTTGGTCCTTATGCTGGGGCAAAAGGTTTGAATGCAATCTCTATGCTCCAAGAGTCTTATTTTATGATGCGCAGAAGATTAAGTCAGCTTTCTGTTGAATTGTACAAGCCCGACTATGTCATCAATGTTCCCCACAATATTGCTGGCCTTTGGGATTATGATAAAGCATCATTTATGATTGACATGGGGAAGCAACTGACGGAAAAAATCGTTCCTGATGTTCCAATCAAGAAGAAAGTGGTGAAAGTTAAAAAAGACAACAATCAAGAAGATTCAGATAAAAAAGAGGCCGTTTAA
- a CDS encoding alpha/beta fold hydrolase has protein sequence MWREQLESLEDNVTGIAIDIRGHGNTTKGHGFFSVDVFAKDLGVFMRKLEIDKAVLCGISMGGYIALRAYQLFPEKISGLILADTHSKPDDNAGKQKRFDAIQAVLQYGRRPYAIGFTGNVFSKKSIENKPDAVELIKSSIRRNSIESICSTLLALASRTDTTEGLSKINVPTLIVRGKEDKITPAELMEELNKNIKGSKYIEMADCGHLPNLENPEDFNLHMNKLLIEVV, from the coding sequence ATGTGGCGTGAGCAATTGGAAAGTCTAGAAGATAATGTGACAGGAATCGCCATAGATATCCGTGGGCATGGTAATACAACCAAAGGTCATGGCTTTTTCTCAGTTGATGTTTTCGCTAAAGACTTGGGTGTGTTTATGCGTAAACTTGAAATCGACAAAGCCGTTCTCTGTGGAATATCAATGGGTGGATACATCGCTCTGCGAGCATACCAACTATTCCCAGAAAAAATTTCAGGACTTATCCTTGCCGACACACACAGCAAACCTGATGACAATGCCGGCAAACAAAAAAGATTCGATGCCATTCAAGCGGTTTTACAATATGGACGCAGACCATATGCCATTGGATTTACTGGAAATGTATTCTCTAAAAAGAGCATCGAAAATAAACCTGATGCAGTCGAATTAATAAAAAGCAGTATCCGTCGGAACAGTATCGAATCAATCTGTTCTACACTATTGGCTCTGGCATCTAGAACCGACACAACTGAAGGTCTCTCAAAAATCAATGTGCCTACCTTGATCGTTAGAGGAAAAGAAGACAAAATCACTCCAGCAGAATTAATGGAGGAGCTAAACAAAAATATCAAGGGTTCAAAATATATTGAAATGGCAGACTGTGGCCATTTACCAAATCTAGAAAATCCTGAAGATTTCAATCTTCACATGAATAAGTTATTAATAGAGGTCGTTTAA
- the obgE gene encoding GTPase ObgE — protein MAQGSNFVDYVKVCCRSGHGGAGSAHLHRDKHTAKGGPDGGDGGRGGHIILKGSHQYWTLLHLKFRKHIIANSGEAGGSALQTGANGKDEILEVPLGTVAKNAETGEVLFEITEDGETKILTPGGKGGLGNWHFKSSTVQTPRFSQPGLPGKEEWIILELKVLADVGLVGFPNAGKSTLLSVVSAAKPEIADYPFTTLVPNLGIVSYRDGKSFVMADIPGIIEGAAEGKGLGHRFLRHIERNSVLLFLVPADTDRTIEEEYNILLNELTAYNPELLDKPKILAISKSDMLDDQLEREMSEQVPKGIPYLFISSVTGKNIQQLKDLIWKEINQ, from the coding sequence ATGGCTCAGGGGTCAAATTTTGTTGATTATGTAAAGGTATGTTGCCGTTCTGGACATGGTGGTGCCGGATCTGCACACCTACACCGTGATAAGCACACGGCAAAGGGTGGTCCTGATGGTGGAGATGGTGGTCGTGGTGGACATATAATCTTAAAAGGATCACATCAATACTGGACCTTACTTCACCTTAAATTCAGAAAACATATTATTGCTAATTCCGGTGAGGCTGGAGGTAGTGCTTTGCAAACAGGAGCAAACGGTAAGGATGAGATTCTGGAAGTTCCTTTAGGTACTGTGGCCAAGAATGCTGAAACTGGAGAGGTTTTATTTGAGATCACCGAAGATGGTGAGACGAAAATATTAACCCCCGGTGGAAAAGGTGGTTTAGGGAACTGGCATTTCAAGTCATCGACTGTGCAGACGCCAAGATTTTCGCAACCTGGTTTACCGGGTAAGGAAGAATGGATCATATTGGAGCTGAAAGTTTTGGCTGATGTGGGATTGGTTGGTTTTCCAAATGCAGGGAAGTCGACATTGTTATCTGTTGTTTCTGCTGCCAAGCCAGAGATCGCAGATTATCCATTTACTACTTTGGTTCCAAATTTAGGAATAGTTAGCTATAGAGATGGGAAATCATTTGTTATGGCAGATATTCCAGGTATTATCGAAGGTGCTGCAGAAGGAAAAGGTCTTGGTCACCGTTTCTTGCGCCATATCGAACGGAATTCGGTTTTGTTATTCCTGGTTCCTGCAGATACAGATCGTACCATTGAAGAAGAATATAATATTTTGCTGAACGAGTTGACAGCATACAATCCAGAATTGTTGGATAAGCCAAAAATCCTTGCCATCAGTAAGTCGGATATGCTTGATGATCAATTGGAAAGGGAAATGTCAGAGCAAGTTCCAAAAGGAATTCCTTATTTATTTATTTCTTCAGTGACAGGAAAGAATATTCAACAGTTGAAGGATTTAATCTGGAAAGAGATTAATCAATAG